The region AATTCCCTTTAATAGTTAAACTTTAGCATGAAAGACTACTTTTTAAGTATATGCAAGCTCTGCATACATCTGAAATCTGTTTAAGTTATGTAATTCCTTGTAAGTTTGAgatcttaaatgttttttttttaaatcaacatgatgcgtaagtttttttttttctaaaaaaaaaacggCATCTACTTAAAGGGATTTATGACTAAAATTGCTTATTTTTCTACAGAGTTGTCTGCTGGTTCTCAGCTTGAAGAAGATTCTACAGTCCTTATTGATCCTTTTTCTTGGCGTTACCATTTTTTGAAGCAAAGTTAACCTAGTTTTCTAGTTGAGCTTTCTTTTtggccatctttaaaaaaaaaatttttttttttaatctataaactAGACAAGAGATAGTTCTACAATGTCCAAGTCATTCCAGCAGTCATCTCTCGGTAGGGACTCGCAGGGTCATGGGCGTGACCTGTCTGCAGCAGGAATAGGCCTTCTTGCTGCTGCTACCCAGTCTTTAAGTATGCCAGCATCTCTTGGAAGGATGAACCAGGGTACTGCACGCCTTGCTAGTTTAATGAATCTTGGAATGAGTTCTTCATTGAATCAACAAGGAGCTCATAGTGCACTGTCTTCTGCTAGTACTTCTTCCCATAATTTGCAGTCTATATTTAACATTGGAAGTAGAGGTCCGCTCCCTTTGTCTTCTCAACACCGTGGAGATGCAGACCAGGCCAGTAACATTTTGGCCAGCTTTGGTCTGTCTGCTAGAGACTTAGATGAACTGAGTCGTTATCCAGAGGACAAGATTACTCCTGAGAATTTGCCCCAAATCCTTCTGCAGCTTAAAAGGAGGAGAACTGAAGAAGGCCCTACATTGAGTTATGGTAGAGATGGCAGATCTGCTACACGGGAGCCACCATACAGAGTACCTAGGGACGATTGGGAAGAAAAAAGGCACTTTAGAAGAGATAGTTTTGATGATCGTGGTCCTAGTCTCAACCCAGTGCTTGATTATGACCATGGAAGTCGTTCTCAAGAATCTGGTTATTATGACAGAATGGATTATGAAGATGACAGATTAAGAGATGGAGAAAGGTGTAGGGATGATTCTTTTTTTGGTGAGACCTCGCATAACTATCATAAATTTGACAGTGAGTATGAGAGAATGGGACGTGGTCCTGGCCCCTTACAAGAGAGATCTCTCTTTGAGAAAAAGAGGGGCGCTCCTCCAAGTAGCAATATTGAAGACTTCCATGGACTCTTACCGAAGGGTTATCCCCATCTGTGCTCTATATGTGATTTGCCAGTTCATTCTAATAAGGTGAGTTAATGCAAAAGATACTTCTAATTTCTTTTACGTTGTAGTGCCTATTCTGTATTTACCTATATCTTGTATTCTGAATCTGTAGTCTGATGACATTGAGTTGATCAAGAATTTTTATACTTTTGAGAACACTTACTTTATTTGGAAGGTAattgtttttgagcattttaaaCCAGGGCTTTACATTAATATAATCTGCATAGATTACTTCTGGCCACAAAGCTGTCATCCACTGGAATTATCTTGTTGGTTTTTGGCATCAATATGTTCTTCTTAATCGTATATTTAAGCAGGTTTTTTTGTCTGCTTTGTTGAactgttttaagtatttttctgtttttttgcagTCAATGTGCTCTGCCATTCAGGATGCTAGATAATCAGCTCTCCATCTGTCTTAATTACTGATTCGTATGTAGTAAAGATACATTCTTGaacaattctctttttttccttatctgtGGCTACAGGGAAAGAGTTAATGTAGAGCCCTGGTCTTTGTTTcagtatatttcatattttagattagttcattcttcttttttaatttccctttaacACAAACTCTCATGCTGTAACtgaaatttttcatcatttttttttctccttttccacaaCTTTCTTAAACATACTTCAAAACTCACTTTTTATTATCCCATATTGCATCTATCCCTTTAGAGACTTGGGAAAATCACCTACTGCAGTATCCTGCTCTGTGTTCCTCATAAGcatattctttttctgacttagaCTTCTGGTATattcatttgaagaaaaaaaatctaattctcCTTTGCTTTAATTATCACATCTGGCAAAATGGGAACTTTTTCAAAATgcccttttaaatatattgtcCTTTCTCTTTCAACGTTTTCAATGCTAATCATTCGCACTGTTTTTTTCCCAAAGCAAAATACGGTGCAGTTGACTTAAAGTCAGCATTATAGCAGTCCACTAGCTTGATCTGTAATCTGATCATCCATTTTTCCTGATGTGCTGTACTTAATTGGAACATGTTGCTGCCATGAAACTGATTTGATGGTTGCTATTACAGGGTTTTTTCTTCACAGTAACATCTGGAAaggtcattttcttttcatatctatccctttaaatgcatttttaagtgAGTTGATTTTTGAGTAAACTAAATCATGTAAGTCAttagagattttgtttttaatctttttaaaagtcttaccATTCAATCCGTTTTCTGTGTTTAGATCTCAATATTTTTGTCTCAGAAAATTAAGAGACTTCTTATATTGTTTGAATTTATagagtattttgaaaaatatctttttaaagagtGATTTCTAGCTAAAAATACACGTATATATATAGTACAAAAGTCCTGAAGTAATAGTTTAAGTACACAAGgaatattttattcttcaatccatgtcaaaataatttcaaatggtAAATTTACATTCATAGATTAATTTTAATGTAAGACATGGAACCACAAACTCATAAAAGTTAGGGAATTATATTAGTAGGtattttgatgttttcttttttcagatttattgGATACACTTAGTATATCATGGAATTTAGTTTTTGTTCAGTATTCAACTTCAAGGTTTAGATCTGGTATGAAATGATTTAATGAAAAGATCCATTAAATTTTGGTGACTCCAAATATTTTCTGTTACTTCTTGCCTGCTTGCAGAAATGACAGTATGAGAAATATTCTCAGATAGGTTCTCTAAATTCCAAGGAAGATAGCTAGTTACAGTTTCTCAAATGAAAATGATCTTAAGGGACTTAATCTTTGCTACCGGAGTCATCATAAAATAAAAGCTGCTGTTGGAAGTCTCTCCATCCTGACTTTGAGCAGTAACTTAATGTTGCCACTTACATATAGGAAAACAATTCAGTAAAGGAACACAAAAGGAAATCAAGAAGGACATGAATCAGAAAAAGTTTCTGTTTttgtatattattattttctatccAGATGTTACTACCTTCTAGTTCTTGAACAGTtaataaataatgatagtaaatggATCTAAATTGGCCAAAGAacatttttgaatatttgaaactTTGGATTCAAGAGTAAGGCACCTTACCTAGTAAAGAGATATTTTTAATCTGCAAAAATGCATGTACTCTAGCAAATTTAGAAACAGTTACTTTAGAGGCCCTTTGATTTTCAAAATTTGTAGTATTTGCAAATTGTACCAATTGTAAGAAGTTTTAACACCTGGATTCTCTTAATATAGTTACCTTAACATAGCTAATGTTTTCTAGGTGTCTtcattattgaaaaaataaatgctcaCTTTTGGTAGGGATCTTTTTAATTTATAGCTGATATAGAATCACTGAGTTTAGAGAAAATTCTTGTGAAAGTagataatgaaaatttttaaaacatttaatcctGCTCTCTGGTATTGCTGCATAACTTGGAAAATCTGTTCTTTTCACCTAGTGGTAACATTAAATAACTTACATGATCAAAACTTCTTCTTACTATGAATAGTCTTTTAGGGGAAAAACATCTGacattatttttgatattttaagtaACTTTCAGTGATGatgttgcttttatttctttttaggtcATTTTAGAACGTCAAGTTGCTTTTCTACACAGCCTCAAACTTGCCTCAAAATTCCTTTCACTTAAAGAAAACTGGCCACTACAGCCCTTCTGCTGTCTTGTCACTTcagttcatgtttttctttttagttttctagAAGCCCTTAAGTTATTCTTAACTTCATTTTGCCATTCCACATGTGCTTTTCCAAATTATCCTTTCTTTATATAATTTAGGTATCTCAATGACATTAAGGTGAATGTAGTTTTTCCTGCAGAACTTCTGAATTCAAAAAGTGAATCCTTATTCTTTATTAATCTGAGTGTTGCCTCAATGTAGAATCCAAggatacagatttttttaaaaaacccattaTGGTAGAGCAGATTAATAATGGGTGGGTTTGGGAGGTATAACTGATTCTTTGATCTTGGTTTTCCTTCTAGTACTTTGTAAGACCAGCCACACTTTCAAAAGTTTGAACCCTTAAAGATCATGGGGGATGGGATATAAATAACTTCTGGTCTACTAGATAGCCTTACCATCTCCTATTAATTAGAAGCATGCCTAATAGGGTAACTTTTACTCCTCTCTGAACACACTGTTTCTCAAGGATATTTTAAATCTGAAtagttttctttaagaaaattcttGGTTAACATATTTGTTTAATCCTGCTTCTGAATTTTGTGAACTTTGCCTGTGGTGCCTCTTGATTACAGCCATTTTTAAAGTGGCTTCCAGCAAGTCAGTGGTTTGTTGCTTTGCAAATAGAAAGTTTTTATACCCCAAACATTTGGTTATAGAGCCAGCTGGACAGATCTCTTCCAGTTCCTTAACTGTTAGCCGTAAAGACAGTCTAACTTTGAAAGATAGCTCCCCGAGTTCTTAGCAGTACCATTCTGTTGAAATGTTCCATTTTACCTCATTCACAGAATTTCAGTTAATTTTAGTAGGGCAAAGAAATGTGTGTAAACACTCAAGctgtaggtttttaaaaattagattccatttataaattaactttttaaaacttcagaaTGGTATCTCTTGTAATTTAGTTCCTTTAATTCAGCTCTAAGTGAGACTCCCTCTTAAGGACTTTCTAATGTTTCAGGTAGTATGAGTCTTGGAAAAGTTGCCTTATTTTGTGAGAATTTGTGAAACAATAATACTTGTAAAGTGGGGATTGTAAAACAAGATAGTTTTATAAGCAGTGTAATAATagttgcttttcttcctttttaattaaaaagtttctTATTATTAGCACTTTTTATGTGCCCGGCAATGTTCCAATAAACAGGTTACctttattattcatttactttCCACAAAACCCTAGAAAGATACTAAACCACAGTGTTTTTAAATAACTTGTACCAAGGATTCACATCTAGTTAGGTACCTTGGGAATTGAACCTAAGCAGTCTGGCAGCAAACCCTACTTTTCCTAACTCCTCTTCTTATATTGCCTAAAATGCTAatcatttacatgtggatttttaaagaaaggatagTTGATTTGGataaagtaaaggaaaaagtaatcccttaaaaatttaaaataatcataaatcaaatattgaagaaataaaatgttttccttccTAAAATTTAGAAATGGACATTCCTGAAATTTACTTATCTAATTTTGGGAGATACAATGGGAGCTTAGGTTTTTTGATAAATTGGGGAGTGTTTCCTAGAAAAGTCACTCCTGTTGAATCAGCTTCGCTTTCTGTGGCTATAGTACACTTGCAACATACCTCAAAGGCTGGATGAAATTAAAGATACTATTTTTAACTAATTATTCATACTTATACAGTATACATTTTCTTACAAAGTGATATAAGCATGGATATTTTATCAGTTCTGTGAAAGCAATTATAATAATATGTGAATAAAACTTCAGTTTtgtctacagcagaaattaatatgcCTACTGATCTCAAAGTCAGTTACTACTCTTCATCTTTATTAACTCTTATCTTTTCCCTGTCAGGTCTGTTAGTTTGTTAACCAAGTTACCAGTTTTTCCAAGAATGTGCATGGCGTATTTGAGGGCAGGATGAAGCTACAAGGATTCAGAGAAATGGTTTTAAATAAGTGTGATTAGTGAATGGTCAGGTGTTTAGTTTATGATAATTGCATATAGACATATAGATTAACATCCTAGAGTTTGAATGGTTGAAAAGAAATCTTAGTTTTGTTAATTCTACTAATTTACTTTGCTACAGGAGTGGAGTCAACATATCAATGGAGCAAGTCACAGTCGTCGATGCCAGCTTCTTCTTGAAATGTAGGAGTTTGAAATACCTTTAAAGCATCAGTTAACTATGTCAGAAAGAGCCATTGATTGGTTTCGGGGAATTCATCCTTTACTTGTAATATCCACATTGTTATTGCTGAATAGTTGACACTGTCCAACAATGTTTAGGTCTGGAATTATACATGGAATATTAGATGGAGTGGTAGTGGTACCTTGTTATTTgaaattgaaagaatttttaagaGACCTAAAGATCGCCATTGATACATACAATAGATTCATAAGAGCATTTTCAGTAACAATATGTGCTCTAAGAATAAAGAAagtatttattttccttgaagaaaagGGGGAAGTTATACTAGAAGTAACAAATTTTCAAGCAAAACCCTTCAGGATGTAGTTTTTGCTTTTGAGACACTTGTGATGGAGTTTAAGCTGCTAGAATAGAATTTGTAAAGAATCTCCCTACCTAAACAACGTGAAACCCATTGTTCACTGGGGTGGCCATTTTCACATACACCGTGCTATGACTATCCTTTCTGTCTAGTGCCAGAACTCAGCTctgctctttgtttttaatattggagGAAGAAAATATCTGTGGTCAATCTTTGTTTCCCTATATAACCCATATTTCCATTCCCTCATATAGCACTTATTGTCTTTGTGAATTAACAAATATAGGGAATGCCTGGAGgcttagtggttaggactccatgcacTTTTTCAGTGCCATGGGCCAGGCagggttcaatctttggtcagggaactaagatcccacaagtcgtgTGACCCTTCCtgacattccccccccccccaaaaaaaaacaaaaccagataaGGGAGTATTTTAATTGCAATTTACATTACTTAACATTTTTAAGCAGTACAGAACAAGTTAATTCTCCTTCATTTAGATTaatttgaaattttcctttggaAGTATCTGTATGACATGTTTTAAACTGTAATATTTCTAACACATACACTGCTGTATAACTTTActaataaatctattttaaaggCCAAACAAGGCTGCTTTGTGAAAAgagcagttttattttaaagttaattttctgATCTTTTTAAAGCTACCCAGAATGGAATCCTGACACTGATACAGGACACACAATGTAAGTTAAATTTTTTAAGCTATTGTTTATAAAGGAGATCAATGTAAGGAATTCAGGTTAAAGTTTTCACATTTCATaacaatattttcttaatttctttaatatgaGTTTGTTAAAAGTCACCATGGGTGAAATAGTTTTTAGAAACTATTTTAtgtagtaatttttatttttttattatagattTTCCCCTAGTTACTTCATGCATAAATGCCCCCAAATATTGAAATCATAGTCACACAAGGAGTGTTTAGCAGTAAATTTTAGTTACTTTTGATGGACCTCTTTCTCATACttggtattttatattttcacattcCCAGGGGTGATCCATTCATGTTGCAGCAATCTACAAACCCAGCACCGGGAATTCTGGGACCTCCACCCCCATCATTTCATCTTGGGGGACCAGCAGTTGGACCAAGAGGAAATCTGGGTGATTATGAAATTCATGTTACCTTTCCCTAAGAGCTTTTATCATAAAGATTAAATGCAATGATTTTAGGCAAAAGAAGTGTCATTGAAATGTAACTCAAAGATGACATTTCATGAGAACATATGATACTCATATATTTGTAATGTCCTTTTGCTGTTAGAGAGATGTCtggttttcatttaaaatagccTGGTTAGGGCAAGTATACTTAAATTtaagactgaaaatattttttttccccataaaggtGCTGGAAATGGAAACCTGCAAGGACCAAGACACATGCAGAAAGGCAGAGTGGTCAGTAATAAAGCTCATGCGTTTACTGTATTAGCTGTATTTATTAGTTCTTTGGGGAAACGTAATTTGACTTGAATCCTTGCTAATTAAATCTGTTGTAGTCCTTATTATAAAAAGATTTCTTTAGTTTGAAAACCAGTAGGCTTTATATGTGGTTCTGATAAGAGTTAAAACTTGGTTTTCATATGTCCACAGTCTAGAGATTTCACCTTGATTCTAAGTTAAGTTTACCATCTAATTATATAACAGTAGTTGATTTAAATATCAGTGCAGCCACTCTTTTCTGAAACTATGAGGCTTGTCCcagtgatatattttaaatacttgctTAATTTGTTCTGATTGACTGTAGATTATAAAAGATTTAATATCTTACTGTTTTGTGTTGCTTCTAAAGAAATTTATTTACTAACTTGGTTTTTTACTAATGAATAGGAAACTAGCCGAGTTGTTCACATCATGGATTTCCAGCGAGGGAAAAACTTGAGATATCAACTATTACAACTGGTGGAACCATTTGGAGTTATTTCAAATCATCttattctaaataaaattaatgaggTATGAGTTAAGTGTGTAGTATTTTTTCATCACTAAAGTATATCCTAAAGAGAATACATTATTTTGTATTAGAAAAAAGAATGTTAGCTTAAGTCATCAATGTGGGATGTAATGATGGAAAGGGCCAATAGTTGAGCTAATCAGTAATAAATTCTAGTACTAATAGATTGTTAGTAACTTTAGAAATTGGGATTCTTAAGCAGTTACATTGTCTTTATTATACTACTGCTATAGTAAGAACTATAGAAACATAATTATTTGGAAAAACATTTGAAACTTTTACCCAAATGGTGCCAAATTATTGTTTCAAATTCAGTAGGCGTAATAAATGATAGTGTCATGAAAGTAATAGTCTGAGATGATCTttaataaaataggaaattagagattttatttttctctcaggttcttgaaaatagaaatatctatttaatgattaaatatttttggaaagaCTTTCGACAGTGTggaattgggttgttttttggaagtgttaatatatatatttttcaattttaggcATTTATTGAAATGGCAACCACAGAAGATGCTCAGGCTGCAGTGGATTATTATACAACCACCCCAGCATTAGTATTTGGCAAGCCAGTGAGAGTTCATTTATCCCAGAAGTATAAGAGAATAAAGGTAATAATCCCTATTTTTCCAGATTGGTATCACCAGTtatttaatgtattcattttactATTTACTAACTTACAGCTATTTAAAATTGTTGCTAATATCTAGGGTAATCTTGACTAATAATTATGGCATACTTACTAACATTTGAttttctctggtttttttttttcccctcctgtgtATTAAAGAAACCTGAAGGGAAGCCAGACCAGAAGTTTGATCAAAAACAAGAGCTTGGACGGGTGATACATCTCAGCAACTTACCTCATTCTGGCTATTCTGACAGTGCTGTCCTCAAGCTTGCTGAGCCTTAtgggaaaataaagaattatatACTGATGAGGATGAAAAGTCAGGTAATATACATGTAGAAGTTTTGAAAAAGATTATTTCTcaaagttttttaagtttttgttttataacaTTCTCATTTTTAGTGAGGGGGGTAGGGGAGTAATTTGGTGGCCAATCCAAGTGGATTGGTTCTTTCTTATCATAAAGTCAAATAGTAGATATTCAAGAATATTGAGAAAATAAAGTGGAACGTAAAGATCTTTTTCtctagtttattattattatttccagagTTTGCTTCCAAAGATCTTCCTTTGTGTATATAAGTATACTTTCCCCCTTTACTTCAAATGGGATTATATTAAACTTACTTTCCACTTCACACAGGATTCCATTGAGTAAACTGTgatgaatttaatttctttaattaatgGATATTAGAAATGCtagttttttggctgtgccattaATGCTGCTGTGGATTTTGTGGCGTGTGAATTTATGCATATAATTGAAGGATACAATTTCAGAATTGAAGTTGTGGATCTTGatacttgctttcttttctttgacaGTACCAAATGCTCTTCAAAAAATAATACTCGTATACTAGCATTGTAAGAGCTTTATAAACACTGGATATTACAGACTTTTCAAAATTATGTGAATTTAATTAATAGATGGATTAagttatttcatatttatatttcatttttaaaattaatggtaATTAGAGCATCTTTTCTTTGTTAACCTTTTTGTAGCTTCATGAGTATCCTTCCacacttttcctttttaattaattttttgttcttttttttcttgccccAGGCCTTTATTGAGATGGAGACCAGAGAAGATGCAATGGCAATGGTTGACCACTGTTTGAAAAAGGCCCTTTGGTTTCAAGGGAGATGTGTAAAAGTTGATCTgtctgaaaaatacaaaaaattggTACTCAGGGTATGTAGTGTTTGATTCAGGTTCTTTATAAAGCTTATTTTCATGCTTTTCAAGCCATgacatttttattaacatttttacatGCTGAGAATATGGgatttaggaacttccctggtggtgtgggggacacaggtttaatccctgatctgggaagatcccttctgtgcacaactactgagccgcgCTCTAGCCATGCTCTGTAACAGTGAGAGGTCCAAGCACttcaacgaagagtagccccgctcactgcaactggagaaagccagagcgcagcaacaaagacccagcatgaccagaaataagtaaataattaatacatatatagGATTTAGTTATTGAACAAGAGagtaatcttttctctttttctggtcTTCATTAATACAGAAGTTTTTAAACTGATGTCTGTATAAAGtatctttgtttttatctgttttaagGTTTTATTTGAAAAACTTTGTCAACAAACTTACTATTCACTTCCCTTGAAATGTTGGTTGTAATGAATTAATAACTTTAGGGCAGCTTACAGTCCTAGGTATGGTTTAAATAAGGTTAGTTGATATATAAAGGATGGTCATTGTTTATTAGTTCACTGGATAGTTAAATACTCTACGAAATCTAATAATACATTTATGTAACTGGCAAAATTTTGTCTTTTAGATTCCCAACAGAGGCATTGACTTACTCAAAAAAGATAAATCCCGGtaattcattttgtgtgtgtgtgtgtctctgtatacACTAGTATGTATATTTGTTTTCCAACTCAGTAGAAAAAAACACTATTTGTTTTCCAACTCAGTAGAATTAATTCAGGTGTATGTTTTGGTTTCAGGAAAAGATCTTATTCtccagatggcaaagaatctccaAGTGATAAGAAATCCAAAACAGATGGTTCCCAGAAGACTGAAAGTACTGCTGAAGGtaaagaacaagaagagaagtcAGGTGAAGATGGTGAAAAAGATACAAAGGATGACCAGGCAGAACAAGAGCCTAACATGCTTCTTGAATCTGAAGATGAGCTACTTGTAGATGAAGAGGAAGCAGCAGCACTGCTAGAAAGTGGCAGTTCAGTGGGAGATGAAACAGATCTTGCTAATTTAGGGGATGTGGCATCTGATGGGAAAAAAGACCCTTCAGACAAAGCTGTGAAAAAAGACGCAAATGCCAGTGCTTCTGGAGCTGCAAAGAAAAAGcttaaaaaggtaaaagaaggTTTTATGTTGACTTGTTTCAGTAGAAAACTAGATCAGTGTTTCAAATTATTTATCTTAGGGTCACATTTAATAGAATTAGTCACTTATATTAGGAAGAAATAGATAGGAATcactaaaaaaaattgaaatctaaACTCTGCAATACATAGGTTGAATAGGACTAAACTGCAGTAGGAAAATGTCAGTTCCCAAAGAGAACTTTAGTGACAAAGAAGAAAGACTTAAAGTTATATATGATTCTGTTTGGTAGTGGTAGTGTGTAATTAGTAGTAGGCAGCCTTTATATTATAGTCCagcttgtttttttaaacatgggGTATGGATTTTACAGTAAGTTAACTGACCTGACCCAAGGGTGACTGACCCAGGACACTTAAAACATTATGTCAAAAATGATAGAACTTAAGGAATTTTCCTATTATAGAAATAAAACCTTGATTAGATACTTAAtaggttttaaaacattttttcctagAACACATGTCACATATTAAAGTAAGGCAAAtagcaatataaaaatacatacatggTAAAAGAATAGTAAATCAGAAGACCCATGGTGTACTTGACTATCTCCATTAAAGATTAGAGCATTACAATGCCTTTAGAACCCTATAAGGTAAATGTCTTGAAATGAGATTATTATAATcctctttcattcattccttctaaGATATACTCAGCTACCAGAAAACTTAGTATTTACCTCTAAATTTTGATGGCTTGGTCAAATAAGTTAGCCTTGAGGTTCTTTTTCTGGCTGAAATAGATGATAGTTATGTAGTACTATGTGCTCTTAAGAGCTGAtaattattgagcatttattatgtGCCATCAATTTTCCTAATCTCTTTGTGTGTGCTACTTAACTGGTTCTTACAATAACCTTAGGCCACAGATGCTTGCTTTCCATATTTCAtgaatgaggaaattgagtcATGTTAAAATTAAGTAGATTGTGGTCATACTGCTTataagtggcagagccaaaaaTTAAGCAGTTATGTTCCAGAGCTTGATTTTTAAACCACAGTGATAAAAAGCGTTGCACCATGAGATACCTTCTTTGAAGGACATCATTCAACATATTGATACTTCATGAAATCAGCTCTCTGATTATCTTACAGCATAATAAGTCTCAAAGTAGAGTATAAATGTCCTCATATTTATTTTCTGCTCTTTTATAAGGGAAGCCTTCGATTACTTAGTTTTAAAACaagctaagtttttttttttttttattaagactaGTAAATTtggggggagagaaagaaaagacacttcttttttttttttgagaaaatgaaGGCAAAGACGCTATCCCTTTCCCTTCAAG is a window of Muntiacus reevesi chromosome 1, mMunRee1.1, whole genome shotgun sequence DNA encoding:
- the MATR3 gene encoding matrin-3 isoform X5 — its product is MALCDIQISNEWSQHINGASHSRRCQLLLEIYPEWNPDTDTGHTMGDPFMLQQSTNPAPGILGPPPPSFHLGGPAVGPRGNLGAGNGNLQGPRHMQKGRVETSRVVHIMDFQRGKNLRYQLLQLVEPFGVISNHLILNKINEAFIEMATTEDAQAAVDYYTTTPALVFGKPVRVHLSQKYKRIKKPEGKPDQKFDQKQELGRVIHLSNLPHSGYSDSAVLKLAEPYGKIKNYILMRMKSQAFIEMETREDAMAMVDHCLKKALWFQGRCVKVDLSEKYKKLVLRIPNRGIDLLKKDKSRKRSYSPDGKESPSDKKSKTDGSQKTESTAEGKEQEEKSGEDGEKDTKDDQAEQEPNMLLESEDELLVDEEEAAALLESGSSVGDETDLANLGDVASDGKKDPSDKAVKKDANASASGAAKKKLKKRRFPGNMEGFVTLDEVGDEEDSELQKLRKSGMAFKSGDKNDDGLVEIKVDKIEELDQENEAALENGIKNEENTEPGAESAENADDPNKDTSENADGQSDENKEDYTIPDEYRIGPYQPNVPVGIDYVIPKTGFYCKLCSLFYTNEEVAKNTHCSSLPHYQKLKKFLNKLAEERRQKKEV
- the MATR3 gene encoding matrin-3 isoform X6 translates to MGDPFMLQQSTNPAPGILGPPPPSFHLGGPAVGPRGNLGAGNGNLQGPRHMQKGRVETSRVVHIMDFQRGKNLRYQLLQLVEPFGVISNHLILNKINEAFIEMATTEDAQAAVDYYTTTPALVFGKPVRVHLSQKYKRIKKPEGKPDQKFDQKQELGRVIHLSNLPHSGYSDSAVLKLAEPYGKIKNYILMRMKSQAFIEMETREDAMAMVDHCLKKALWFQGRCVKVDLSEKYKKLVLRIPNRGIDLLKKDKSRKRSYSPDGKESPSDKKSKTDGSQKTESTAEGKEQEEKSGEDGEKDTKDDQAEQEPNMLLESEDELLVDEEEAAALLESGSSVGDETDLANLGDVASDGKKDPSDKAVKKDANASASGAAKKKLKKRRFPGNMEGFVTLDEVGDEEDSELQKLRKSGMAFKSGDKNDDGLVEIKVDKIEELDQENEAALENGIKNEENTEPGAESAENADDPNKDTSENADGQSDENKEDYTIPDEYRIGPYQPNVPVGIDYVIPKTGFYCKLCSLFYTNEEVAKNTHCSSLPHYQKLKKFLNKLAEERRQKKEV
- the MATR3 gene encoding matrin-3 isoform X4, with the translated sequence MLGAQWRRNQASRAAEEWSQHINGASHSRRCQLLLEIYPEWNPDTDTGHTMGDPFMLQQSTNPAPGILGPPPPSFHLGGPAVGPRGNLGAGNGNLQGPRHMQKGRVETSRVVHIMDFQRGKNLRYQLLQLVEPFGVISNHLILNKINEAFIEMATTEDAQAAVDYYTTTPALVFGKPVRVHLSQKYKRIKKPEGKPDQKFDQKQELGRVIHLSNLPHSGYSDSAVLKLAEPYGKIKNYILMRMKSQAFIEMETREDAMAMVDHCLKKALWFQGRCVKVDLSEKYKKLVLRIPNRGIDLLKKDKSRKRSYSPDGKESPSDKKSKTDGSQKTESTAEGKEQEEKSGEDGEKDTKDDQAEQEPNMLLESEDELLVDEEEAAALLESGSSVGDETDLANLGDVASDGKKDPSDKAVKKDANASASGAAKKKLKKRRFPGNMEGFVTLDEVGDEEDSELQKLRKSGMAFKSGDKNDDGLVEIKVDKIEELDQENEAALENGIKNEENTEPGAESAENADDPNKDTSENADGQSDENKEDYTIPDEYRIGPYQPNVPVGIDYVIPKTGFYCKLCSLFYTNEEVAKNTHCSSLPHYQKLKKFLNKLAEERRQKKEV